One Candidatus Eisenbacteria bacterium DNA segment encodes these proteins:
- a CDS encoding carboxypeptidase regulatory-like domain-containing protein yields the protein MGTTRARSTAAALLLVASALGCTSMRVTGTVRDRDTNKPVAGAVVTASGYPPVVVTDPDGNYSLKAAWQQVSLVAGAPCYETVTDTVQATNSRYVTKDLTIVRSPECGGPPSAAAR from the coding sequence ATGGGGACCACGCGGGCCCGCTCCACGGCCGCCGCGCTGCTGCTCGTCGCGTCCGCCCTCGGCTGCACGTCCATGCGCGTCACCGGCACGGTGCGCGACCGGGACACGAACAAGCCCGTCGCCGGCGCGGTGGTGACGGCCAGCGGGTACCCGCCGGTGGTGGTGACCGATCCGGACGGCAACTACAGCCTGAAGGCGGCGTGGCAGCAGGTGTCGCTGGTCGCCGGCGCGCCGTGCTACGAAACCGTCACCGACACGGTCCAGGCGACCAACAGTCGCTACGTCACGAAGGATCTGACCATCGTGCGCAGTCCGGAGTGCGGGGGACCACCATCCGCGGCCGCACGCTGA